Part of the Zea mays cultivar B73 chromosome 4, Zm-B73-REFERENCE-NAM-5.0, whole genome shotgun sequence genome is shown below.
ctttcttttcggagtcactgctggcactttttgattttttactgtctcaacatttgctgcaggactcacaacttctgatgttttttcttcatttggttttttcacttcttccattttttctgtggatggcgcttcggccatttcttcggtttctggtagcaaaatcttcggttcttccaattctatcctttttggcgcttcggccatttctgcaactactggcagcaaggttggtttggttggctttttagcctcggtggccgaagaagtttctccggtaaactcaggcaccgaagctggttcaatatagcgcggccgatgtgtgaggacctttatcttctttcttttcggttctggctcgctaggagcagttacagcttcttcttttgcagaggttgtgttttttctcttctgccttcgaatgggatagcaatagtcagggtagacaaacccaattgcatcaaatacccgattcagcctcttcttttttcggcctccgaaggctgctgacattgcagtatcttcggccttcgaataagccccaagaagttcatcacttaaattttcaatactttttaaccagtcatcatctggctcaacgaatttatctccgaacttaaaagtgtactttagcctgataagtccactttcgtcggcctcctttatggtttcctgcggcatttcccacttctccgcgagcggccatactctgaaggcaatattctcttgtactaaatctctagttccaataaaagaacagataacgccgaaggctctctggcattcttcggcagcttcattcatttcaaccttcggcctccgaaggccgaagctttgccaaatagggcgcataattatacctttgatatcttctcgtgttttcagatcatttttcacataaaaccattctgtcatccagtcgccgggccatctcttccgaaaggttggcacgggacagcttgacccagaccgagaaacaaaattgtagcagccaaagttattgtgatactgttccttaccccaaggttttgtctcgtatgataattcgtgtatgttgcagaagcttttcgcatcaggttccagactttggcttctcacggcccatacgaagatattaagccttataattgcttcgggggtgagttgatgaagatagacttcaaacattttcagcacctccacgacgaagctgctcaagggaaatcgcagcctagctttcaaaaagcttcggaacactacgacttcattctcttcagggtgtggacaagtcttctccccttcatcggccctcacaacggacaaatcccggaaatatcttcctctcatgttgacaagatgattctctttgatagttgatttaccataaactgaatggcttggtcgccagggacgatcttcggagtcttcaccgccgctgtccacatcataactgtcgctgtcaccagtatcctcagacaaaccttctagaatctccttggtgattttttctgtgttggtcttcgacattgctataagaaaccccagatttttctcttcgtcgagactcaATTTCATCTCGGtaacagtcttcttatcttcagacatcttcggagacgctaaaaaactgttttcaaagccgaagcttcaaaactaagaaCTCAGCAAATCTtactgcacaagagctaaaaatcgagtgagcgGGAGTAGATAgccagagagcgtgccaaatgagtttgcggtatgaccgtatttatacgcccagtgcgttgaaaattgaaagaccccgcttgtcagtgaatgttgctattctagcaaagagaaggtgttttttcggaccttcggcgtaaatccttcgtccatgtcgcaatctaaatttattattttaaaataaattaatattgtgaggggctactgttgggggccttcggcttacgaaggtcctcaaaaacaggatttaacagtatttctggagtttaatgtgtgaacaggtatcttcggactcaagtcggtatcacagcaaaccagaacaatacgaaggtttatacagcgccgaaggtgtgagcaggaaagcttcggcgtggtagcaacgaaatgaaaccgacttaaagatgaaaaggctattcagacctcaatagattactgtagaattattatcaaatgtaaagggtataaatgtaattttgcataggctgtgtcctgtgcctataaataggtgaacagtacccccgtactgttcacgctgatttggcattcacttttgcgtcacgcttgtactttcatctccttcaagttgaaggtacttttgtaattcaatgttatttctgtttatacatgataataatatataattgtttatgttgtcctttatatttcttacaattcatccttcgtcactgtatagtgtatttatgaaggtacgcatttcataatcttcgtccgaaaagcattatatcctaaggggaataatgcttcaaaggacgaaagacttaatcgattaacattttctatgttgccttgttcttaactcatagcatttgagaacaagtccccaacagtagagtaccgtttgatcctctatatttagagTAGAAGACCCTTACTGTCTGTTTGGTTGGCTTTTCTCCGTAGCCTGGCTGCATGAGCCAGACCGAcgggaacctggctgcagcgatgCGACCAATTTACTCGCGCCTACAGAGTCTGGCCTAGGATACTTTGAGTATCGTGTGAGCCTGGCTCCATATCTGCACGCAGGCAACCAAACACACATCTCACATGTGTAGAGCCTGGTTAACAATAACCAAACACCAGCTCATCCTTCGATGTCAACTAATCACACGGTTAGAGACCTGGAGCCAGCCGAGCGACCACGAGCTGAGGCTGAAAGCAGCCACGCTCTGCGGCTGATGGGCTGCCTGAACGCTGGAGGGCAGTGGCCTTTTTTTTTGAAAACCCGAGCAAGGCGCTAGGCGCCAGATGATttcgcagagagagagagaggtgtttTTTTTCAGGGCCGATGAAAAACTGACATCATAATTAAAGTAGTTTTATGTTTCAAATAACTTCCTAAATAATATTGTCTATAATGTAAGTATATAATTGATAATGGTAAAGAGTATGTTTCTATAATAATATTTGAGCGAATTCTAAGTTCTTAATGTCAGAAATTTATCCCTCTCGAGCGGGGTTGCGTGCGCGATTCCGTCCTTCAGGTTACTCTGAAGTGGGCTGGCCCGCTAAACTCTTCGCTCGGACGGAAATACCCGCCGCTACATCCTACTGCTGGACATCTAAGGGCCCACCTGAAAAAACCCTTGCGCCGCTGAGCTGAGTCTCCTTCCTTTCTCCcgtcgcctccgcctccgccttcaGTTTAGCCTCCAAGCAGGGGCGCCGCGCGGGGTATTCTGTCCGTCGTTGAGGGTAGAGAGTCACTTGCACCGGGGGAGCGGAGATGAAGCCGGTTGTGGGGATCGTGGTGTCGAACAAGATGCAGAAGTCGGTGGTGGTTGCAGTGGACCGTCTCTTCCACAACAAGGTATACAACCGCTACGTCAAGCGCACCTCCAAGTTCATGGCACACGACGATGACGACTCCTGCAACATTGGCGACCGGGTCTGTAATTCTT
Proteins encoded:
- the LOC100283761 gene encoding 30S ribosomal protein S17-like; translated protein: MKPVVGIVVSNKMQKSVVVAVDRLFHNKVYNRYVKRTSKFMAHDDDDSCNIGDRVRLDPSRPLSRHKHWVVAEILRRAKVYVPPAATASSERGSKSQQAGGATK